The following is a genomic window from Nitrospira sp..
TGTAATAGCCAACCGTTTGACCCTGTTGGCGAAGCGCGCCCTTCCCATAGTGAGCCCCCACCATCAGTCCTCCTTTCACGACGCTCGGAAAGACCAGGATGGCCTTGGCTTCCTTCCGGAACATCTCTGCCTCAGGGTTCGATTCAAAAAACGTCGACAGCGCATTATCCACCTCGCGATCAATCTGAGCAGCAGCAGAGGACTTGCCAGCCACCCCACCGGTCGATTGACATCCCGCCAGCGCCACGATGCAGAGGAGGGCATACCCGAATTTCCATAGTGATTTCATCTGTGGATCCTTTCCATTAGTGAGCGCACTCCAGTTCTTTATTGGTGACGCGGCGACAGCGCGGCCTAGGCTGTCGCACTCTCAGTACACCAACGGAATCTCTTGAGCCAATTGCGCCTTGAGGATGGCGCGGATCTTATTCTCCAGCTGGATATAGCGAACGGTTTTCGTCGGTGATAGCACTTTTCCGATCTTGTTCGCATACAGGCGCTTGAGTTTGACCTCCGCCTCTTCCACCAGCAATGCGTCGCTCAGCAGCTTCTTCGCTTGATCGTTCGAAATGGTTCCCTTCCCGGCATTGAAGGCCTGGGCATAGGCGTTGATCGCCTGGCCCATCCTTTGGTTGATCGATTCCAGATCTTTCTGGTAGGCGTCATAGAGCGGCCAGAACTTCTTGCCCTCGGCCTCGCTGAGGTCCATGTTGCCGGCGACCACGAGCTTCTTGTCGGCCTTCACCTTCTGCATGAGAATTTGCATGTTCGTGTCAGTCTCGCCGCCCGGCGCCGCGCTCGGGCCCACATTCTGAGCCAGAGCCGGTCCTGTCAGCAGCACCCATGATCCCAACATCAGTGCGAGCAAACGATTCACGTGACCACCTCCATGGTTAAACAATAATGATGAGATTCAGCGTTCCTGCTTCCAATGTAGACGTCTACTCGGCTCGCGCATTGGGTTACGCCATGTCGAGCTTGATGTGCCGCGGATCGGACGAGCAGGCCATATACACCGCATGTTCTTCTTGTCCAGGCATTCATGAAGATCGGCTCAATTCCCAAAGACCGATTTCGGAAGCAACAGCGCGATCTGCAGCCGCACCTGCCAATCCGCACCCCCAACCTCGGGACGCACCACGTTGGCGTAGTAGCCGCAATTGGCGTTGAACGGCAATTTGCCGATGAAAAATACCTTCCCGAATCCTCCGCCGACCGGCACCGTCCATTTGTTGCCGTTGGTGGCTTCCAAATTGCCCGTGATGATCGGAGCGGAGGTGAGATACCAGCCGTGGTCGAAGTTATAGTTAATAAAATACTGAGAGAAGAACAGGCTGACGTTCGGTCCGCCCGCACCCGTAAAGGACCACACGTGGCTCGCCACGGCTCCGATCACCCAGGGGCCCTGAATGGTCAACGCGACCGCAGACGGTCCGGCGGCCCATCTGCGCGACCCCAATAGATCGTCGGTCGTCGTCGGCAACTGCAGCGACGGCCCCAGGCCCCACAGCACGGAACCGGAGTTCGCCGGCGAGAGAAATGCAGAGAAATTCGTCGGGCTGAGCCCCCAGGTATTGCCGTCTGGCGTGCGAACATCTGGCTGCTTGACGATCGGCAGGATCGTCCGGGTGATCAGATTCCATTCGCTGTTGAGGCTGATGGGAATGACCGGCTGCACGTTTAGCACGTTCTGCACCCGATTGTGCGGCCCGGTCCCGCCGTTCATGTTGTTCTGGAAGGGAATACTGATGAGATCGGCGACGGGATTCTGCGTTTTCTTGGCTAGGTCTGCCTCCGACTCCGCTGCATTCGCCCCAGGGGTGAACATCATGACAACGGTAATCGCCATACGCATCACCAGGATCGACCGCTGGAGATAAGCCGAAATGCACCTGCCGGTTGGGTTCAGAGGCATAACCACTCTCCATTCTTGTGCATGTCCCGCCGCCGGCATCTTCTCTATCACGAGACCACTCGGTGTCCTCACAGCGAGGTGTGTCCGCCCCTTGGCCCGAATGAGACGCCTTGCGAACCCCATGCGAGGCTGACGGCGAGATAATGGACCATGACGTCTTTGAATTCCCCAGACACCTGTCCGGCCAGCGGCCCGCGATTTTGCGAGACCGACAGATTGCCCAGATATGCCACTTCATAGCTAAGTCCGAGTTTGATATTCTGGCTCTTGAGCCAATTGATGCCGATGCCGAATTTATATGACGTTCCAGTCGGGAGGGCCAACTGCCGGTTGGCCGCGCTGACCATGGAGGAATCGTACGCAAAGCCGGAGTTGAGCAACCATTGCGAATTCAGCTTGTATTGGCTTCCTATCCCCACGTGGTAGACGTCGTCATAATCGATATTGGCTTTCACCGACGGGTTAAGGACGCCCCCGTTCAATCCGACCTCTGCCGATCCAAACCGGCTCCAATTTTCCCAGCCGAAATCGCCCATGATCGCCCACCGTTCATTCAGTTCGTGATAGGCGCTGAACAAGACATGCTGCGGCACGGTGAGTCCGAGATTGACTGTGCGATTGAGGAGCCCGTTATTCTGAAGAAGGGTGCCGACGGCACCCAGGTTCGAGAAGGCGGGAGTGTCTGAGAAGTTGAGCGTGATCGGTGAAAAGTATGTGACGCCGATCGGGGTCATTGTCGTCGGTTCATAGAGGACGCCAAACTGCCCACCGACCCCCGCAGTCGTGTCCCGTACGCTCATCTCTCCGGCGCCACTCCCTGTCGGTGGGAGATCGTTGAAGTTTGCCGTCTTCCTTAAGTACGCCATCATCACGTTGGGACCGCCTCCGATGGAGATCCGTTCGGTCAGCTGGTAGCTCGCCACCATGGGAACCGTCACCCCGATTAAGACCGCTTGTTTTACGTAATAACGTCCAGCCCATTCTTGCTCATACCCCAAGGCAAGGCCGAACGTGGAGAGCAGCCCGACCCCGACTTTGAAATCCTTACCAAGGCGGTGAACATAGTAGACGCCTGCGCCCGGCGCCAGGCCGATCGGATTTCCGCCCCCGCCGCCGCCAAACTGCGCGACCTCAGGACTGAACAGGACCTGAAAATACAGCCCTTGCAACGTGCCTTGAAATTGATTGCCTTCGAGGTGGCCCATGCTGGCGGGATTTTTGTACAGAGCGGAGGCATCTTGTGCGCGCGCCGCTGCCCCGGCTCCCGCCAGGCCGTTGCTCAGTTCCATGAACAATCCGCCTGCTTCGCAGAAGTCCGTCAAGGAGAGGATCATGAGGCCGGTCGCCAATGCCATGGTCCACACAAGCGACCGCGCTTCAAGAAGGGGGCTTGTTGGACGCACTCTCAACTTCCGCTCCTTTCGATCACCAAGCTCCTCATATCCTTATGACGATGTCTTCCCCCCGCCGGGGCCGAAGGTCACTCCCTGAGAACCCCAATTCACGGTAAAGGCAAAGAAGTGCATCATGGCGTTGTTGAAGTGACCTGTGACCTGTCCTGCGAGCGGTCCGCGATTCTGCGCGATCGAAAGATCTCCCATATAAGAGACTTCGTAACTGAACCCTAGTTTTACGGTCGGACGCACCAACCAATCAGCGCCCAGACCGAGCTTGTAGGTCGCTCCAACCGGCATGGCAAGTTGTCGATTGGCAGCTGAGACCATCGAAGAATCATAGGCAAAGCCCGTGTTGATCAACCATTCGGGGTTGAGGCGGTACTGGCCACCGAGCGCGACGTGGTAGGTATCGTTGTAGTTGCTCACCGTCGTCAATGCTACTGGGTTAGCCGTATTCACCGAGACTTCTACATCGCCGAACCGGCTCCAATTGTCCCAGCCAAAATTCGCCATGATCGCCAACCGATCGGTGAGTTCGTGATAGCCGCTCAAAATGACGCGCTGCGGCACCGTGAATCCAAGATCGATTCTGCGACTGAGCAGACCATTGTTCTGAAGAGTGGAGCCGATGGTCCCCAGATCCGAAAAGGCCGGCGTGTCGGAAAAATTGATTTTGATCGGAGAATAGTAGGTCACGCCGATACGGGAGCCTTTTTGCGGCTCGAACAGGAGGCCGACCTGGCCACCGACTCCTACCGCAGTGTCCTTGACTGCGACCTGGCCGTCTCCTGTACCGATCGGCAGCTGGTTATTGATATTGGAGGTGTATTTCATATATCCGAGCATGACGTTCGGTCCGCCGCCGATGGAAAACTTCTCGCTTACCCGGTAGCTGGCGACCGGCGCGAACGTGATGCCGACCATCGTCGCTTGTTTCACGTAGTAGCGGCCGACAAAGTCCTGCCCATACTGAAGCCCGAGGCCGAAATTTCCGAGGACACCGAGCCCGACTTTGAAGTCTTTGTTCAGACTATGAACATAGAATGCACTCGCGCCGGGCACGATACCGATCGGATTGCCGCCGCCGTTTCCTCCCCACGGGACGTTGGGGCCATCAAACCCGCCGCTGGGAAAGTAGAGCGCCTGCAATCCGCCTTGAAATTGATTTCCCTCGAGGAGGCTCATTCCGGCAGGATTCTTGAACAGTGTGGAGGCATCTTGTGCACGCGCCGCCCAACCGGCCCCAGCCAGGGCGACATCCTCCGTTCCGAACTCCGACATAAACAGCCCACCGGCGATCGAAATATTCGGTATCGCGAGCAGGACGGTCACACTCAACCACGCAAACAGTACCTTCACTCTCATGTCGATCCTCCTTCACTATCAATGGCACCTGTTCATCAGCCTTTTGAGTCTGGGCGGCATCACTAGAGCAACATATTGACCCGCCATCCGAAGACAAACGCTTCATCCGCAATTCTGCTCAGGCCCGGCTTGATGTACTGAACGTCTGGGGTAATGTTGAGCCAAGGCGTGACTTTAAAGTTATAGAACAGCTCCACACCGGTTCCGTTCCGAATGGCAAATAACGCTTGCGGAACAGGGCCGAACTCCGTGCTGGCTCCGACGTAGTACCAACCCAGTCCCCATTTGTCGCCACGGTGTCCTTTGAACGGGCTGTCACCGGCAATGCCGCCGCTGACAAAAAATCTAACGGGATTCGGATTGCCGTCGCTTAATGAGGCCCGTCCGAATACTCCCCATCCGCGTTCCTCATCGCCCGCATACCGCACGAAGAATTGATCGAACCCATAAAACACCGTGTAACTTTGGGAGATCGTCTGTGAGGCAGAGCCGCCGATGGCCGGATACTCCGGCGGAGGCGACAGGAGAAAATTGAGATTCCGCTGGTCGTACCGTTTCCAAATGCCTCCGATGTGTTGGTCGCCCGGCAGACCGAAGAACTTCGTCTTGAGCGTCACTTCGCCGCTCACAATGATGCCTTTGGCGTACAAATTGTTCACCCCGAGCGTGTCCGTGGTTCTGTCCTGAGGATCACGGGCGGAGACCGCGATCCGGCCCCACTCCTGCGGGCTGACGACTCCGGCGACGAATGAACTGTAGGGGAGAGCCGTTAAGAACGCCGGATTCGCCACGAGCGCCTGATTCATGAACTGCTGGGTGCCGTTCCCGCCGGAAAAGCGATCCTGATCCATCTCGCCGACAACCAGTTTCTTGCCGGCAAACACAACCAGATTCTGAGAAAGCGGTTGCACCAGAAAAAAGTTGGTGAGGTACGGAACCCCCGGGTTGTTTGGCGACGGAGGCAAAGCAGCGCCGAACACAGCCGGCGCACCGGCGCCAGTTGATAGCGAGACGTTTCCGTAATCGCCCCACCAATGCTCGGCGGTCACGACCAATTTGCCTTTCGGCAACCCGCCGAACTTTTCGAGATCGACGCCGAGATCGTATTGACCACGACCCGTGTATGCGAATCGATTGCCTTCGCTGAGAGGCGGCGGAACCGGGGCGCTGATACCACCTCGGATTCCGAAGCCGAACTGGGTCACGTTGCCGGCGAACGTCAGCCCGAGTTCCTTAAGCCGGGATCGATAGCCGCCCCAGTCGCCGGTGAGGGTCGGACGCGTCCGCCAGTCGCAGAACAGGCATGCCACCGCATCGGAGTTGCCAGGCGTTTGTTCTTGCGATGGCTGATCGAGGCGATCTTGGGCTGAAGCCGACTGCGCAAGCGCTATCAACGCGAAAAATAGGAATCTCCCGAGCATGCATACTTATAGTGAAGAAACCTGCGGCCAGGAACTGTCAAGAATGACAGGTGCAGGGAGGATATGCTTGGATCGACGCTCGCTTAGGAACTTCATTGGGACCGTTCATGTATCGAGCCTCCAGGCGAGCGAGAGGAGCACCAGTTGCTGGTCACGTGCGAACCCTGTTGTATCAGGACCTGTCCTGTTGATAAAAAATCCCCCGTCTGTTCCGGTAGATTGGTCGTAGCGATGCTCCAGTCTTACGATGACATTCTGCTTGGGGTAAGACAGACGGTATTCCACGGTGCTCGTGATCGCTTTGAGCAGTTGCTCCGATCCGGTGATCCTGCCGTTCCGATCCCAATACAGCTCCGGGCGCACTCCGACGCTCCAAGGTCCGGTGAGATTCCAATGAGCAAAAAGCGCGGCCCCCATCCAGAATGTGCGGGGATGTCCCGGCTGCTCGGCTGCGTTCTCTGTTCCCACGTCATACGCGGCCGCCAATATGATTCGATCATGCCTCCACTCGATGATACTGTCCGAGAAGAACCTCCAGAAATGAGGATTTGTGGATGATTGGTCGGGTCCGTAGTAAAGATTTTCCGTTACGATCAGGTGAGGAGCGGCCTTATAGACGACTTGTCCACCGTAACTCGGTTGATCGTTCGCATGAGAGAGATAGGAAAAGCCGTTGATGACGTACAGGCCCACCGTCAGGGATTCATTGATCGGCGTGCTCGCTCCCACGCCGAACATGAAATAGGGCGCATGGTCGGCCATGTATGATCGGGTGTAATGCAGGTTGAGCGGAGAGTAAATGGATTGGTACCCGATGAAACTGTTGAACAACCCTGCAGTCAATAAAAGGCCGTTCCCGAGAGGCGCGAGGTAGGAGACGTTCGCCCGTGAAAGGTGGCGGAGTGTATCGGCGCCGTCTACCGGCTTGTCTCGGCCGGGGACTGCAGCAGGCACCAAGCCGTCCGTGTCGTATCCCGCCTGCAGCCCGAACTCAAGCCCCCATCGTGAGTTGACGGTGGCGTCCTTGCGGACATAGCCCATGACCATGTTAGGAGCCCACTCATTCACATGGGTGGTCGTGCTCTTGCTGCGCCAGCGGTGATCGTCGGGATAGTGAAGATTTAGGGCATAACTCACATCCACGATCCCGCCATGATGCCAGTCTGAATGCGTGTCCTCAGCGTCTTCGCCACGCGCAGGATGCACGCACAAAACCGACAGCAGAATCGGCAGGCCAATCCATGCATAAAAGAGGAGCCGGCACGATCTTCGAAACTGGCCGCAGGGACTGCAGTCATACGGGACCATAGGCCTTGGCCGGAGCGGCGACATCTCGTTCCCAACCGTTCCTGGTAAGTGCAGCAGCTGGTGAGACCGGGGAAACGCGATCGTGTCTGTATCGGCCGAAGACTTTAGGCTTTGGGCTCGATGCAATTGGTTCCGCCCCGCCATTGACAGAGCCGAAACCGCAGTTTTTCGGCCCAGAATCGATAGGCCTCCTCAATGTCGTTCCATGAATTGAACAGACCCCGAAGGCTCTTGGTTCCTCCCCGCCGATCAACTCCGGCGAGCAATATTCCACCCGTTTCGGAGTCGGTGATCTTCAACTCTCCACTGGCGCTGCCCGTGAATGCCGACACTCCGGTGAATCCGCTTTTCACTCCCGACAACACACGCAGCTGCGGGACAATGCTGGAAATAGTGTCCAGCACCACCATGGATTTATCCGCCTCTGTCATGGCAGCTTGAACGCGCATCACATCCTGTCCCGGCTGTGTCGTCAATTCGTAATCCTGCTTCAGCGACTCGTGAAGCTGTGCCCAGAGCGCATCTGCCAAGCGCTGTCGATCCTCGCCAGACACCTTCGCCATTTGCGAGTCTTTCCCAATCCACACTGTTACGGGATCGAGGATGATCTTTTTGTATTTCTCCCAGTGGGCATCGGGATTCACGTACACCAATAACGCCTCATTTTCATGGCCTTCCATGACCATGCTGCGCTGCCCTTCCTTAAGCATGGAATAGTCACCCAGGAAACCCGACTTTTCCACCGACTTCGCTTCTTGCGTGGACGCGCAGCCGCTTGCACCGATCAACAATGCAACTCCAAGTACACCAATGATGGCACGCATAGTGGTCTCCTTCTTATTTCTCGCCTCTTGGGCCAGGTTCACTCCAGCAGAGGGCGTCGTGTGAAGCAGAATAGTATGTGAGGCAGACCATCTTGCCGACTGTTAGAATTGACAGTAGATAACTATTTTTGATCGGGGCGAGACTGGCAGCGAACTCGTCGCTGTCGATGTAGGTTCTCCGCGATGCGGAGCTTTCAAAAAGACCTCGGACCATGAACTGATGCTGCATCTCCATATGAAACTGCTGCTCTTGTTGCTTGTGTTGGGCTGTTCCGCCTGTGCGAGACTCGACATCACAAGTGAACATGACGACTCGACGGAGTTCTCGCGATACCGGTCATTCGCATTTGGCGATCCGACCGAGATCGGTGATGAGCGAACAACCGACGAAGCCATGCTACGGAGTTACCTTGAACCGGTCATTTCTAACGAACTGATCCGAAAAGGACTTCGCCGGGCAGGCCAGAACCAGCTTGGCGATGTGGCAGTCTATTTCTGGGTCAATGTGAACTCCGCGACGCAGAGAACATGGCGAAGTGCGTATGGGCCAGGCGGGGCTTATGGAAAGGCATTTGAATCTCAGTTGCAGCGTAACGGCACACTGGTCCTGGACTTTGTGGAACCGGCCAAGAAACTACTGGTCTGGCGCGCGACGATCCAAGCACCCTTGGAATCGACGAAGGAGCAAAATATTGAACTGGCAACCGAGGCGGTGGTGCGTGCTCTGGAACACTATCCACCCGTAAAGCGCCGGTAGCACATTGAGGCCCTGCCGTCTAAGACCGGGTCCGTTCGACCACGGTGGAGGGCATGAAGCCTACAGGCGTATGACGATTCTTTCGTCCGGCTGTCGGGTTGGTTTTTCCTGTCAAAAGTGACAGTTCTCTTCGCCACTTCGGCCCACCTAAGATAGCGGCGGCGCTCGCTCGAGGAACCACTCATGCTTCACAATCGGGAGATGGCTGATGCGATGATCCTCGATGGTTGTGGAGAGGATGCTATTGGGAACTCCGGCAATGGCCCAGAGATTCCATCCCCGCGCCGCCGATGCAGCCGGAACGCGGCATATGACTACGGACCTTCTTATTCAGAAGGTTAAGGGGGACAAGACGTTGCTGATGGCAGGCAATAGGGGAGTGACCGAGGACGAAGATAAAAATGACCGCTGTAGGAAGCCAGGCCCCATTTCCAGCTGGCTTGTCAGAATCGGCAGTACTCGCCGAAGCATAAGCCTTGTATCACTCCGTGGAGCAGTGGAATCCGGATGATTCGATCGAAATGTAAGAGAGGCGTCATGTCGGCCCTTGCTCCCTGGGCGGTACTCCTTCTCGCCTCATGGACGATCGGTTGTGGCGGCTCTCACATCGCAATTCCAAGGCCGACCGACGCGCTCGATCCCCCACCTGCTCCGCCACCCGTAGCACCGTCGACGGTGAATCTCACGGTCACCATTCCTCTCGTCGAACTGGCTGCAGCCGCTGATGAGGCTATGCCCATGTCCACCGGACAAGAACGTGTCTGGCAAGCAGGCGTGCGTTCCTCGGATCAAGAGGCCCTTCAGTACCAGTACTGGGTCGTTCGCGGACCGCTGAACCTCAGGGTCACTCGTGATCAATTGCTGAGCGAGTTCACCGAGATGCAGTACCGACTCGCGCTAAAGATGACGTCACCGGGGGGCATGGTCCTGGAGGGGCGGTGTGGATACGGGGAAGATCCTCCCAAACATATGAGGCTGGTCACGCGCACCAGCTTCAGTTGGACGGAGCAGTGGACGCTTCGAACAGACACGGCCTTCGATCCGCCCGAGTTCCGCGATTCCTGCCGACTGGCAGGGCTGAATGCCGACGTCACGCCGATCGTGCGGGCGATCGTCGAAGCCCGGTTGCCTGCGTTAGCCGCCGCAATTGATAAGAAGGCGAAAGAGCGTAGCGAAACCAAACAGCGCGCGCAGAAAATTTGGAGCTGGCTGCAGCAGCCCTTCGACTTGGGGCGGGATCGGTGGTTGATGTTGAACCCACAGCATGCACAGGCGAGCCCCATCGTCTCCAAGGGATCGGACATCCGCACATCGGTCGATCTGGTTCTCAAGCCGCAGGTTCATGTGGGGGCGAAACCTTCTGCGGAGCACCGTTCCCTCGAGCCCCTCCGAATCGCTCCCGCCGCTTCGGACGGATTCCATTTAGTTATTCCGGTCGTCGCGGAGTATGAGGTCATCAATCGTCGGCTGCAGGAGCGTGTGGTGGGACAAGTGTTTGACAGTCCCGTCGGCGAGCCGCTCAAGATTTCGTCTGCCCATCTCTATGGGAGCGGTGCCCAACTCATCATCGAACTCGGCGTGACAGGCGCCATGAACGGGACATTGTACGCTACCGGTCAACCAGTCTACGACGAGGAGATGCGCCTCTTGCGGTTCGAGCATTTCGACTATACGGCAGATACGAGGAATGTCGTGGTGCGATCGGCAGATGCGCTTTTTCATAGAAAGATTCTCGCCAGGATCGAACCGGAAACACGTATAGACTTGTCCGACCGAATCGATGAATTGCGAAATCGACTGGCATCCCTCTTGACGCGTGAGGTGGAGCCGGGATGGTGGCTCGAAGCCACGGTGAGCCGATTGAACGCCCTGGGGATTTATCCGGTGTCCGGGGGAGTGGAAGTGCAGATCGAGGCAGACGGCGTGATTGAAATCTGCCCTCGGTAACGCGAAAATGCTTGCCTCAGGGCCTTGGCTCTCTTCATCGTCGCATAGGGGCAGTGTCCTCACCGTGGTGAATCCCATCGCAGCCATGCTCGCTATGTGAGATCTATGCGATCCGGAGAACCGGCCGTCTGACGCGAATGATCGATGTCGGGTCTTACATCGACCTTCTGGAATCGCACAGTGCGAATGGGCGGCAACCACGGGTTTCGTGGGACAGTCCCGACGGAAGGAAGGGGCTCCGTTTCATGCACGTACACCGTCGCCGACCAAGTGAGTGTTTCTTCCCCTTCGCTATCGCGATCATTGGTTCTGGATCGATGACCGGGACATGAGAGTCAAAAGACACTTCGGCTAGGCGGTAGATTCCTCCGCGAAGGGATGTCTTCCTTATGATGATGTGTTGCTGTCCGTAAAAGCGATGCGCGGTGACACATACGTCCGACCGGCCAGAGCTTCATGAATCGCGTGCCCAAGCTCGACCGCCATGCTTGATTTAAGAATATAGGCCGACGCGCCAGACGCCAATGCTTCGTGCACGAAATCTTTATCACCATGCACGGTGAGAAACACCACTTTTGCCAGGGAGTGCTCTTCGCGTAGGCGTCTCGCCACCTGCAGTCCGTTGTAGACAGGCATCGAGAGATCGAGCACGATGACGTCAGGGTTCAGCCGGGCCGCCGCGTCCAAGAGGTCCCCGCCATCGCGGGCTGTGCCGACGATGTCGAAGTCGGATGCCAACATAGTCGCGACTGCGTCCAAAACAGCCCGACAATCATCGGCAATGATGATTCGCGCGCGTGTTGTCTTGGTCGGGATCTTGGTCATCAGACGAAACAGCAGCTATCTGCCGCGCACATGGTGCTACGATTCGCCGAATAGTGTCAGGGGATGAAGTGTAATGACGGCCGAGACAGGCGGATACTGGCAAAAGTGACAGGCTTCGGCAGGGCTCGGGAATCGCGAAGCAGCCGGACGAAGTACTCAGGCCCTGATTGACCGTGGAGAAATCAATTTGGTCGCAGGCATGGTCCGCTTCGGCCGGTGACGATGGACGACTTCGCGACCCGGGGCAAGTAGCTGTGAAATGCCTCCGACAGTAGGAGATCGTCATCCGCAGCAGAAACGGCGGGTAATCATCGGCAGGTCTTCTTCAGCCGTTCTGTCTCCGTGATGTTTTTTTCTTCACCGGAGTGTCGGGAAGCAGTGGAACAACCGCGCGCACCTTCGTCCCGGCTGACGACGATTCGATGCTGAACTCGCCTCTGACGAGGCGGAGGCGTTCCCGCATGCTGATCAAGCCAAGAGAGCTTTTGGCCGTGATGGTATTGGGATCGAAGCCTTTCCCGTCATCTTCGATGATCAATTCAATCCCATTCGGTTTTCCCATCAGCTTCACGCGCGCCTCTGCAGCACCACTATGCTTGCACACGTTGTGAAGCGCCTCTTGGGCCACGCGATACAAGCACAGCGCAACATCGGCATGACGGGGGGGAGCAGGGCCGCTCTCGATGAAATGCACCTGGAATTGTTTCCGTAGAGATAGATCGCGGCACAGCGCCCGGAGCGCCGCGCTGAGGCCGAGATACTCGAGCTTCGCCGAATGGAGGCTCATCGATAATTCATGCACGTGGACGCCGAGATCATTGATCTGCTTAATCGTCTGTCGGGCCCGGCTCAATTGCGTGGGAGCGCCCACGCCGATTTCTGCGCACAACTGCTCAAGTTCAGTGGCCACCAATGCCAGTCCCTGGTTGATATCGTCATGCAAGTCTCGGGCGATGCGACGCCGTTCCTCTTCCTGGGCGGAAATCAGCTGACCGCTCAACTCACGCAATCGTTCCTCCGCAAGCTTGCTCGCGGTGATGTCCATCATGAATCCACTCAGAATGGTCCGCTCGCCGACCAGTCGACTGACGGTGACTAAATCGTGCAGCCATTTCACGCCCCCGTGGACATCCATCATCCGATAGTCCACTTCGTAGCGATCAACTTGCTTCGACAAGTCGTGGCGTTTCTTCAAGACGGAGGCCCGGTCGTCGGGGTGCAGGTGCTCTTCTAGGAAATGCGGCTCGAACCATCGTTCCATCGGATAGCCGAGTAGACTGATGGCCTGAGGGCCGACGTAAGTGAATCGTCCCGTTTCGATGTCGAATTCCCACGGGACTGATATGGTGGTCTCCAGAAAGATTTGGCGTCGGCTCTCTGCTTCCCGAGCCGCTTCTTCCGTCCTCTGCC
Proteins encoded in this region:
- a CDS encoding DUF4403 family protein, with protein sequence MSALAPWAVLLLASWTIGCGGSHIAIPRPTDALDPPPAPPPVAPSTVNLTVTIPLVELAAAADEAMPMSTGQERVWQAGVRSSDQEALQYQYWVVRGPLNLRVTRDQLLSEFTEMQYRLALKMTSPGGMVLEGRCGYGEDPPKHMRLVTRTSFSWTEQWTLRTDTAFDPPEFRDSCRLAGLNADVTPIVRAIVEARLPALAAAIDKKAKERSETKQRAQKIWSWLQQPFDLGRDRWLMLNPQHAQASPIVSKGSDIRTSVDLVLKPQVHVGAKPSAEHRSLEPLRIAPAASDGFHLVIPVVAEYEVINRRLQERVVGQVFDSPVGEPLKISSAHLYGSGAQLIIELGVTGAMNGTLYATGQPVYDEEMRLLRFEHFDYTADTRNVVVRSADALFHRKILARIEPETRIDLSDRIDELRNRLASLLTREVEPGWWLEATVSRLNALGIYPVSGGVEVQIEADGVIEICPR
- a CDS encoding response regulator transcription factor, translating into MTKIPTKTTRARIIIADDCRAVLDAVATMLASDFDIVGTARDGGDLLDAAARLNPDVIVLDLSMPVYNGLQVARRLREEHSLAKVVFLTVHGDKDFVHEALASGASAYILKSSMAVELGHAIHEALAGRTYVSPRIAFTDSNTSS
- a CDS encoding PAS domain-containing protein; its protein translation is MPKVRPRNKAKRTGSIASKAVQPVLERRGADARSRVVRNRSSFDELLATLSTSFAGQAADELEDALKDGLKQVVEWFGVDRSTFGEITQDTNSTRFLQCYAAPGKPSFPPNSLLRQFSWYVQTLRRGEIIRLSRVEDLPCEAREEREYARRSGFSANLTVPLFLHKSPIFTIAIGCFNRERIWSTRDIRRLRLIGEVFANSMARQRTEEAAREAESRRQIFLETTISVPWEFDIETGRFTYVGPQAISLLGYPMERWFEPHFLEEHLHPDDRASVLKKRHDLSKQVDRYEVDYRMMDVHGGVKWLHDLVTVSRLVGERTILSGFMMDITASKLAEERLRELSGQLISAQEEERRRIARDLHDDINQGLALVATELEQLCAEIGVGAPTQLSRARQTIKQINDLGVHVHELSMSLHSAKLEYLGLSAALRALCRDLSLRKQFQVHFIESGPAPPRHADVALCLYRVAQEALHNVCKHSGAAEARVKLMGKPNGIELIIEDDGKGFDPNTITAKSSLGLISMRERLRLVRGEFSIESSSAGTKVRAVVPLLPDTPVKKKTSRRQNG